The sequence CTCCAGGATTATTAAAATTTGTTAAGGTTTTTGTCCtatgctgaaataaatgaatgtCTGTTTACAGATACAATGAAGATTTGGAGCTTGAAGATGCCATTCATACAGCTATCTTAACACTAAAGGTGAGCAAAGCATTTAAGAAAGAAGTTTCTTATATCTTCACTGACATGTTTCACTGAACTGTACTTTTTTTAACAGGAGAGCTTTGAAGGGCAAATGACAGAAGACAACATTGAAGTTGGCATCTGTAATGAAGCTGGTTTTAGGAGGCTCACTCCAACTGAGGTTAAGGACTACTTGGCTGCAATAGCCTAGTAGAAACCCGAGCTAGACTGTGGTTCACACAAAGGTCTTTTTAATTTTGGCTacttaaatgtttttctttgcagtttttgCATACTTATTTCTACATGGTTTGTCTGAGAGATTTTTTAAACATCATGGATGCAAATACAACGGTCCTTGATATTGTAATACATGGAATCTTGTTAAAGATAATTCTTTCCCTTGATACACAAAATACTGTACAAAATGTAAAGTTATAGTGACAGCTTGAAAAAGGCTAAAGAATAAAATCAGAGGCCATTGTTTTGGGGGAAGGTGTCTGTGTGTCTTTTCAATCCTAGCCTGTTTACCTACATAAAACTTAGATTTCAGTATCCTTATTGCTGAGGAAACAGTTTTTTATATACAGCCATGGTGAACTTATGTTCagccttcttttaaaaaatttaaatattgagTGATAGGATAATTTTTTCAGTTAGGAATATTGTTTAAATGTTAATTAACCTCCAGAAATAGTTTTATGGGATGCACAAGATCATGTACTTTGACAAAGGGGCAGGAAAGGCTTCCATTTCAGGTGTGTACTGTGATCTGATTGAGCCACTCTGCTTTTGACCATCCTGGTCTTTGTGTCCTAAGAACTTGTTTTACTTGAGTTATTTTCTTGGCCCTTGAAATTGCACCTTTACAGCCTTGAAATATTGTTAGGAAAAGTAGAAACAGTAACTCTTACTGAAAACTAAATGCATTTATCACTATCAATAAAAATCAATGGGATTTACAAAACAGAATGAGAGTATGTAATGTAATTACTTTATCCCTTGAATTGTGCTAAAGTGTTTTCCAACTTGCAAGATAATTCTAAAGATGTAATGAAGGGAGCATTTAATTTGTGCACCATAACTTTTACAGATATTGTGTGGCTATATCAATACATTTGTTACATGTGTAGAGTCATTCATTCAAGTGATAAAAACCTACATTTACCACAAAAGAAATTGGATAAATATGCAGgctttttttccagcagaaataatCTGGTATGCAGCTATTTAAGTGACTGTTTtcagattttgtattttgaaagcaATCTGATTGTTAAAACATTGATAATGAACTCGGAGCAGCAGCTCAATCAGTCTGCTTGTATGTAAGGCTAAGGATGTAGGGGAGCAGTCAGGCAGGTCCCACATCAGCCAGCCTTAACtaacaaagaaaatacagaatatgaGTAGAAAATAGTGTATAAGCTGATTGACCTGTGCTTTCCCATGTCTGTCTTCTGATGGGTTTTGTTATCATCAGGTGAGTAAGAATTTCTGAAGCATGCcagaaatgaatttttatttcctaaataaaaGCTCTGTCCAAATGGTTCATTAAGAGTTCTGCCAGATCACTTTTTGAGTACTCTACTCTGAAACCAGGCTGTACTCTGATTTTTAttctagagaaaataaaacaactcaGATCTGAAACTGAAAGCTTTATATTGCTGCATCTTTGATGTAGAATATTTATGCACACTTAGTTTTTTAATGCTGTATAAATATTCAAGAGTTTTCTACATGCAAAAATGTATGTAGATACTTCAGAAATTGACTGCAGTGGTTTAGTTGTCTCTGCTAATAGAAACAGTTGATGAGCAAAGAACACCCTATGAAGGGTAGTTGAAATCCAAACAAGTTTCAAACCATGGTAAATACTCCTTGTTTTGTGTTAAAGGATATGAGTAGGTCTCTGGTCTATTGCCAGTGGTTTTCACTTGGATAAGCCAAGCTGGTGACTGTTTTTACACCATTAAGAACTGAGTCTCAAAACTCCCTGGTAATACTTAAACCCTGCAGTGAATCAGAGTCCATGGCACTTGGTGCAGTTGTGAAAGAATATGCATACTATTTTGAATTCAGGCTTTATTTAGAGAATTAGATAATTTCCTTAGTGCTAGTCAGATAGACCTTAATACTACGCTGCTCTGATGGAGAAAGTGGTGTGGTTTTAAGTGCAGGGttctttttttaactgcatGTCTAGAATAGTAGCTAAATTTTATCTGCTATTTGAAGGGAAATCTTTAAACTGCAGAGAACTAAGtaacatttttccatttaaaatcaAAGGAAATAGTGTTTTTAACTTGAAGATGgatttcttaaataaaataatttcagaagcaAGCCATACTACTGCAGTGGACTGCCAGATTATATGGTGATTGTGGTAATTTTTAAGAAGTGCACCCTTTAGTTACATGAGattagctttttttaaaatattttgtagaaaATGCATAAAGGGGTCAAGGTGCAATAAGACAGACAAACATTGTTCCTTTGTGAGAAATGATAAATTACAGGCTTAATTACTTCAGCTTACTATGAATTATAACTTTTGTGTCATTTCACATGTTCCTACTAATGCAGTCATCTGAAAGAAGGAGACACTTGTCACTTGCAGCATGTAATGTTGATTTGCATATTCTGGAAGAGGAACTGCTCCAAGGTTCTCAGAATAGTGTGACACCTATGAGAACTGGGCTTTACTTAATGAAATAAAGCCCAAAAGTGGGATTGGGATCTGAGAACTGCAACTTCAGTTAATGAAGTTAGACATTAGAATGacatctggtccaacctcccttcTCAGGCAGGATCATCTTAGAGCAGaaggcacaggattgtgtctaGATGGTTCCTGAATAGCTCCAGTGAGGCAGACTCCACCACTTCtccaggcagcctgttccagtgtgcCATCACCACCGTAAAGGACATACAGGTGCAGTAAGCCCCTTACAACTTGCTTTGGCTAGCTGTTGCTTTCCAGATCTTGTGAAATCATTCAGACAAGTAGAGATCATCTCTCCCTGCAAGAACTGGCACTGAGAAGCCAAGTCTCTCCCAGGCTGTAAGGGAGTATTGCTGCATGGAGAGGAGTGGGACcacagctctgtctgctgcaTGGAGGCAGGCAGCAACCTGGGGCAATATTGGGGACACTTCTCACATATTAATGGAATGGTTTAGTACAgctcatttttgttttccaaatgtaAGGGACCCAATGTGCACAGATCCAACATGCATGAAGCCAGGGCTGTTGCTTCTCCTAGTGAAGTTGAAGTCCAAGGCTAACTTGTCTCTGGCCCGTCTGTTCCCATTACTCCGTGCTATTGCAGCCCCACATTGAATATTGTGTGCTGTTCCAGGCATCACACTATAAGAAAGATACAAAGCTACTAAAGAGCATCTAAAGAGGGGCAACAtatggtgaagggccttgaggggaagctgtaggaggagcagctgaggtcacttgttCTGTTCAACCtggaggacactgaggggagacctcattgcaatTGTAACTTtttcatgaggggaagaggggcagacactgacctcttctctgtggtgaccagggGACAGGGTCAAGGGACTGGCCTAGAGCTGTGTCATGGGAGATTTAGGTTAGACATTAGAAAAAAGTTCTTCAcacagagggtggctgggcagtgGAACAGACTCCCCAACGCCATGCCTGACACAGTTCAAGTGAATTTTAGACTATACTCTCAGGCGCACGGTGTGACGCTTGTGGCTGTCctgggcaggaccaggagttggACGCAACGATCCTCGTGAGTTCCTTCCAACCAAGAATATTCTGAGATTGCGTCTGACCTGATGTAATGCATTTCGCCCTGGAAGGGTTTCCGCGATAAGCCGCGGGCACGGCGGGCAGCAGCGCCAGGCCGGGCGGGCTGGCTGGGGCCGTCGGAGCGAGGCGGGTGGTGCGGCTGTCCCCgcccggcggccccgggggAGGTGCCGGGCTGGGCCGCGCCACGCCACGCCAGCCCGGGCCGAGGGCTGTGGCCGCCGGGCTGTGAGTACGGGCTGCGGGGGCTGGCGAAAAGCGGCGGCCCCAGGGAacggagcggggccgggagccCCCGGAGAGGCGAGGCGGGCCCAAGCACATCGCGTCCCGGCAGTGACCGGGGGACGGGGGGAAGAACAGGAGCGACAGGGGCCGCGTCCGCACCCGCCCGCTCCGCCGGAGCCGGCGTGTGGGCGGAGGGCGAGGCTGGGGGCGGCCGGggggccgagccgggctgggGCGAGCGCTGAGGGCGCCGTGCCCTCACCCGAGATGGCGGCGCGGCCTCCCCGGCGCGGCGGACACGTGATGGCGGAgcggagggagaggaggagcgGGCCGGGAAGGGCCGGGCCGCGGGCGGGAGGGGCGGCCGGGGCCCCGATCCCCGCCCAGGGGAGATCGGGCCCTGGGGCGAAGGCAAGGAGGGCAAGGGGCGGTGTGTGACCTTGTGGTTGATAGTGGCGCTACCGCCCAGTAGTTGTGCTGAAAAAGTAGTTGCGTCTGTGGTTTTAGGGTCACTGCAGCCCTTGATTTATGTTCTGTGTTGaagagtgtgtgtgtctgtgtctgtgggtgtgtgtgtgtaggagTTGTagctgctgtggggagaggtGACCAGTTACTAATCATGAGGTTTTACTCATTGCATCACATTCAAGGATAAGCTTGTGGCAGTGGCAAAGACTTTGAGGGGGAAAGGCTGATTTTTCTGGCCTCCTGGGACTGTGAAGAGCGTTAGTACGTCACCTTGGAAGGCATCAGGAATCTTGGCCATGAAGAAGCAGGTGGAGATATTGCTGATGCTGGATGGGGACCAGGCCAGTAGCAGTTAATGCTGGCCATGTTTCCACTTGGCCATAGGGCCAGGGAAGCCCACTGTTTGAAGGCAGGCCACTGTTTGAAGGCAGGCCACTGAGTTGTCTTGGTAGAGCCTGTTGTAGGACCTGGCTGTGTCTTGTTGCCCTTTTTCAGTTGGAGTTTCATTTATCTTGTCCTTTAATACCAGTTTACTTCAACATGCGAGTTAGGTAAGAATTATAGGAAGAATTACAGTGTTTATACTTGTAGCCAGGAgtcaaaatttatttattttactattcATAGTGGTTACTGTCTTAAATATGCTATTGTTTGGTGTAGTTTGAATGCTACATTTTCAAAAACAGCACATATTCAGTAAAAGAATTCCAATCATACTTTCCTTAAGGAAGGCCTGCTAAAGTAATATAGAtgtgaaaaaaatagatttatcAGATGCAACCCGGTAAATCTCATAGTAGAATTAGAAAACATAGCAATTTTAGCATAGAGGTTCTCCTGATAGTAAAACTATGAATCATAGTCTGTCATGAGGCTGTGTAATAGAAACATatgatggtttgggttggaagggacattgaGGATCATCTAGATGCAagtcccctgctgtgtgctgggacaCCTTTTACTGTGGTGCCTTTtactggaccaggttgctccaagccccctcCAACCTGACCGTGACCTTTACCACTTCAGAGGtgaggcatccacaacttctctgggcaacctgtcccagtgcttcaccaccctCTGAGGGGTTCATGCACTGAGCTGAACAGTGCAGGTTCAAAGCTGGGTCTGTGTAAGCATGTTGGGTAGCTTTAATTTTAATGGTAAGTGtgatgagagagagagacaagaTTTGCTTATGGCATTAGCTGTATTTCTGATTTTGCTCTGGATGGCAGCTTTTGCAAATGAGCTGTGAGGGTTAACATCCCTCTAAGTGACTGGCTGAGTGAAGGTCTCTTACATGGCAGGTGGGGGGAAACCACAAGCTTCCAAGGTCTGTGTGTAGATTTGAGTGCTACCCTGCTGAGAACTGGTGTCTTCTGAGGCTGTAGGTTGGATTTTTGAAGGTGAAGGAAAGGAATTGAACTCATCACTGGGACTTTGTGTTGAAGATCCAGTCCTTGTGCTTTACAATAGCTGTTGCACTTAAGTCTACTGCAAGGCTGCAATGTATACTGTTAGAAAGAACTCTTTAGACTGTTTTTGTTCTTGGCCATGCAATAACAATCTTCTCCTTTGTTCTCACTTGACAGGAATAATGTTTGCAACATGTCTGTGCAGTCGCTGCTTTGTGAAAGAATTGCTGTTGCCAAAGACTTGATTAAGAGAGCGGAAGCCCTTTCCAAGTCCCAGAAAAGGAGAATAGAAGGTGGGGCAAAGCTATGTAGCAAACTGAAGGCTGAGCTAAATTTCTTACACAAGGTGGAGGCAGGGAAAGTGGCCATTAAAGAATCCCATCTGCAGAGTACAAACCTTACCCACCTCCAAGCCATTATTCAGTCAGCAGAGAACCTGGAGGATGTTGTCAGTGTCCTCCACGTCTTTGCTTACGAGGACAGGTTTGGAGACAAGCAGACACTGGTGGTAGATGTCGTTGCAAACGGAGGTCACACGTGGGTGAAGGCCATCGGTCGCAAAGCTGAGGCCCTGCATAACATCTGGCTGGGAAGGGGCCAGTATGGTGACAAAAGTGTCATTGAGCAGGCAGAGGACTTCCTGCAAGCAAGCCGTCAGCAGCCCGTGGAGTACAGCAATCCCCACATCATCTTTGCATTCTACAACAGCGTGTCCAGTCCTATGGCAGAGAGGCTCAAGGAGATGGGGATATCTGTGAGAGGAGATGTTGTTGCTGTGAACTCACTGGTGGAACCATCTGCAGAAAACGAGCACCTTGACACCAGTGAATCAGATGAAGAAGGCTCTGAACTCCTGCAGGTGACCAGGGTAGACCGGGAGAATTTAGTGGCCAGCATTGCTTTCCCTACCCAGATCAAAGTAAACGTCTGCAATAGAGTTAATTTGGACATCACTACCTTAATAACCTACGTCTCTGCGCTGAGCTATGGTGGCTGCTACTTTGTCTTCAAGGAAAAAGTGCTGACAGAACAAGCAGCCCAAGAAAGAAGGGAGAGAGTCCTGCCTCAGCTGAAGGAGTTCATGGAAGGAAAAGAGCTCTTTGCCTGTGAATCTGCTGTCAGAGATTTCCAGTCCATCTTGGAAACGCTGGGAGGACCTGGAGAGAAAGAGCGAGCTGCATTGCTTGTTAAAAGAATTAACGTGGTGCCAGATCAGCCCTCGGAACGTGCCTTAGGACTCGTGGCTAGTTCAAAAATCAACAGCCGCTCTTTAGCCATTTTTGGGACAGGAGACACTTTGAAAGCCATCACCATGACTGCAAATAGTGGGTTTGTGAGGGCAGCAGCAAATCAAGGAGTCAGGTTTAGTGTTTTTGTCCATCAGCCACGAGCATTGACAGAAAGCAAAGAATCTTTAGCCACACCTCTACCAAAGTGCTGCCCATCTGATAACGGAGTGTAACTCATTAAATGAGTTAGCAATGGAAAatactgcagctgctgcagtggagGCATTTGGAGAAACAGAAGAGTCATAGCAATACAGTTTTGGGTGTGTGTCAATGGTGACAGCAGCTAGCAGTGGAAGAGCTCCTCAAGGGATTTGTAATATCTTTACTACTTCCTTGAGGTTATTTTTTGTCCAGCTGACCATTAATTTATTCACTAAAGTAATAACAAGTCAATGAAAATTTTTAACTGGCTTACAGTGCATTAATTGTATCCATCCCCATTAAAAAGTTCAGTTAAAGCACAGTTACTGAGGTCTCCTTGTTATTTTTGTCCTCCTCAGAGAGGTAAAATTTGTCATCTTAGATGAACTTTGGGCTTGACTTCCATGGAACTTAAATCTTTCTTTCCCCTATTCCATCCAAcgttggttttggttggttcGGGGGGACCTTGTGCAGAGCCTTACGCCTTTTTGGGAGTGTGGTGTTTCGTGAAGATGTGACTAGTAGCCATGAATAGAAACCAACTTAAGCCTTCCTTGTCTTACTGAAAACAGCCTCTATGTGTGTACCAGGGTTAGGCTGAATTAGGCAACAGCTttaaaattcctggaaaaatcaGTTGGAGTTGATTTGCAGTAATATGTTGTTGCTCTTGGGCTAAACTGGACAGCCAGTGGTAGCAGACCAAGGAGGCACATCCACTTCACTCTTCTCTTAGCCTTTGTCCAGCAAAGTCTTGCTGGTTGTAAAGCCCAGCTTAAAGCTTCAGATAGCAGAATCCTAGACTGAGCCAGGACCCGGGTAGTTTTTGATATTAGCATGCTCTTTGCTGAGGACTCATGGTGATCTTGAATCTGGCTTTGTTGCATCTGAATTACAAAGCCTCAGTGAGGTCCTTCAGTGTTGGAGTGATGGAGGAGATTTGCAGGGCATGTTCTTAAATCCTAGTTTGCTCTGTAGTAGAGAGAAGCCTTTTCGCTGGTGCTGTAATTGCTCTTTTTATGCCAAGTGTAGAATAAACAACTATttcttctgctgtatttttttttctttgcccagAGAGATTTGCAGTTATAGGGGTCTTTAtcatgttgggttttttttctgaatgctgTAATGACAGCACTTGCTGTTTGGTATTAATTTTCATCAGTTTCCTAGTGGAAATCTTGAGATGTCAGAGTGAAGCTCTGAGCCCTAAACTATACATTTTTATCAGGTCAGTGAAAGAGATACCCGCTGAATATTTTATAGGCTGTTGTTCAACACAATTGCATTGTTATGCAGCTCAACAGTTCAGGCCAAGAACATTCTCTTGCCACTCCACTCTAAATTTCTTCCTACAGTACAATGtatctgcagtgctgcttttaGCTGTAGGCTCAAACCATTTCTTTCTGGTTGCTAGCAGTGATGCAAAGATACTGGACGGCCAGCAAGACCACTCTGTGTGCCTTGTTCAGCTGAGCTCCCAAGGGGCAGAAGTGTACTTCTTGTTGGTGGGATTCTTGGTCTGCTTTTACTATGCCTGTAGAGTAAAATGTTAGGAGTGGTCACCAGTGGTCACATGCTGCATAGTTTTACCTGAAGTTTTACCTGAAGCAATGTGGATGGCAgtctgctctctgtgctctccatTTTCTGTGCATCCCTGAAGTAGTTAATGAAGTTTAAGATGGGTGGAactggattttgggttttgctgctttagCATCCGTAACACAATGTAATGAAACCTCATGGCAGGATTCATCCCCCACTGTATCCATTAATTTTCTTGAAAGGTCTTCTGAAGGGAGACGAGGACCAACCCAATGAAACAATAATAtgttggctgtgctgcacaaaTGCAAGTTTGCCTTAGTAGTTAGCAGTGCAAGCTTCACCATGCGGGAGCTTCGAGAGGTAGTAATCTATTATGATGTGATGCATTTACCAGACACAACCAGAGATGTCTGTGAAGTGCTATAAACAGCTGGAAGAAAAGTACCTTTCATTTCTGCCATGTGAGCTCTTAGTCTGGACACCCGTGTGATGTCTTTTCTCTGCAGTAAGGGTGGGAATAGGGCTTGGGGAGGCCATCTGTCTAAGAGAAAAAGAACTGTGTGTTTCAAGACTGTGTTTGTCTTGCATCATGTGTTCTGAAAAAGGGTACAGGAAACCTCCTAGTTAATAATTTATGAACAAATAACATGGGAGGGAGGGGTTCTTTTTGTCTGCAGCTCAGCGCTGTAAAAGTTGAGGTTCCAAAAGACAGCTTACTATTTCATCGATTCACAAAATGTTaaggggttggaatggaccttaaagatcatctagagccaaccctgcctgccaggggcagggacacttcccactagaGCACATTGCTCAAGGCCTTATCCAACCTGCCCttaaacactgccagggatggggcatccacagcctccctgggcagtctgttccagtgtctctgcaaaaaaatccttcctaatatttaacctaaattttccctctttcaaCGTGTACCCATTattctttttcctgtcattgcAGTTCCTGAGGTAGAGCCTCTCTCCAGCTTGATGAAGAGTCTCCTGCTTCCCTGTAGGTCCCTTTCAGATACTGGAAGGTTGCCATCAGGTCTCCATGcaaccttcttttctccaggctgaacagctcCAACTTTCTAAGCCTGTGTTCATAGGGGAGGTGCTCTAGTTCTCTTATCAgctttgtggcctcctctggacttgctccgTGTCCTTTTAATGTTGGGGCACCACAACCGTGCACAGTACTCCAGGTGGGATCACATGTGAGCagagtagaggggcagaatcacctccttTGAGCTGCTGGCCATATACCTtgtgatgcagcccaggattcAATTGTCTTTCTgagctgtgagcacacacagctggctgGTGTGGAGTTTTTCCTCACCTGTAACCCCCAGGTCTTTCTTAGCATGGTTGCTCTCAACCACTTCTCTGCTCAAGCCAATGGTGTGTCTGGGATTGCAGTGACCCAGGTGTAGGACCTTGCACTTTGCTttgctgaacttcatgaggtttgCATTGGCCTCTGCATGGTATTATCCCTTCCCTCCATGGTGTCAACTGCACCACAGAGCCTTGGTGTTAGCAAATCTGCTGGAGGTGCACTTGGTCCCTCTGTCCACATTGCCAGTAAAAGTGTTGAAGAGCCCCAGTACCAATCTCTGAGGACACCACTCATCAGTGGTCTCCATGTGTAGCCATTGACCACAGCTCTTTGTATGTGGCAATCCAGCTTTATCCACCAAGTGGTCCATCCATCAAATCCCTGCCTCCAGTCTGGAGACAAGGATGTCCTGCAGGAGTTTGAAATACTCTGCATTTACTCCAGGTAGACAATGTCAGTTGCTCTACCCCTGTCTACCAACACTGTAGCCCTGTCATAGAAGGTCACCAAATTTGTCAGGCATGATTTCACAACCTGCTTTCACAAATGCTTTCACATTTCTAATTCCTTGTAGAACCATTTTGGCTGTTACCAGCCATCTCTTTGTTAGCCAGCTGCCTTAGCATAGTTTCCAGTAGAATCTGCTGTGTGACcttgcctggcacagagctgaaaCTGATTGATCAGTAGTTCCCTGGGTCTTTCgctttcccctttttaaaatgGGAGttacatttcccttttccccatcttCGGGGACTTCACCTGACTACcatgatttttcagaaatgatGGATAGTGGCTCAGCAACTTTGTCTGCCAGCTAACTCCCTGCATCTGCCAGAGGCACAGAAGTCATTGACAACCCCAGCCTCCTCTTTGTCCAGGGTAGCCAggtctctcttttccttctggaagGGACTCACCTTATTCCGGTCTTTCACTTGATTGCAATGTATCTATGGAATCCCTTTCTGTTATCCTTAATATTCCCTGGCCAGACACAGTTCTAACTGGGCCTTGGCTTCTCTAACCTTGTCCCTGGCTTCCTGTAcaattttcctgctcttttcagGCCCTCTGTCCTCATGTCCACTTTCTGAAAGCTTCTTTTCTCACTTTGAGTTTGCACAGCAGATCCTTATCCATCCCTAGAGGCCTCCTGGCATTTTTGCTCAGTCTCCTTGTTGAGATACCTTGCTCCTGAGTTTGGAGGAGGTGATCCTTGAAATTCAGCCAGTGATCTGGGGCCCCTCTGTCTTCCAGCGCTCTATCCAATGGGACTCTACCAAATAGGTCCTTGGAGACGCCAAAGTCTGCTCTCCTGAAGTGAGGGCACTGAGCTTGCTGTGTGCCCTCCTTGCTGTCATCAGGATCATAAACACCATCTCCTGGTCACTGCAGCCAAGCCTGCCCTGAAGCACTGCATTCCCCACCAGCTCCTTGCTCTTGGTGAGCACAAGTTCCAGTAATGGCACCaaagatactttttttccttctttgtcaAATAGATCCTGTCATCCCCCAGTAAACCAGGCTTGGCAAAGCAAGTCCTATGAGTCTGATTAACCAAAACCCTGACTAGGGCACCATGCTGTAGCCATTTGTTGACCTCCCAGATTTGTCTGCGTATTTCAAGTCCCTCTCCTTTGACCTGGAGGATTAATGAAAAAACAACTTGAACTGCAGAGCCCTTCACTATCTCTCGCAGGGCTCCTTAGTCCCTCTTAATGCTTCCCAGACTGGTGCCAGGTGTATCACTGGCTCCCACATGGAACACTAATAGTAGGTGATATCTGTGTTTGAGTAGGCTTGGGAGCTTCTCAGTAATGTCCCAGACCCAGGCTCCTGGAAGGCTGTCCAGCTCCCTTGAGAGTGAGTCAGGCCAACAGATGAGTGCTTCTCTACCTCATAAAGCAGAATCACCCACTCCTATCACCTGCCACCTTTCCTTGGTTGAACTTgtcattaatttatttgtagAACAGATTGGGCAGCTCCAGTTATCTCCTGCTCTGTGAAGTCCATCTGGGTCATCAAACTCCTTTTCCCAATGACTGAGTTGAAGGCATATTTACTCCTCTTCTAGTTTGATCACTCACTCCCTAAGTTTTGTGCTCTACCTTTGCACCCTGCCCATTCAAACAGCCCCTtctgctccctggagctgttTAAATCTCTCTCGGATGCCCCTGGCAATGCCTCCTCCTTGCCAGTGATTTTTCACTAATGAATCTGTTTTACATTATTACAGGATATAGTTAAAGCTAAGTGCACGGTAATAGTTCACTTATGCATGGTAATTCATTATGGCCTTTCAATCCTTTGCATTTAAGTTAATATGCTTACAGCCTTTTCACCCTGATAAGGGCTTTGAACGAGTAAGTGGGAGACAGCTGCTTCATTCCACTTCTTGCTGTGACTCTAAAGAAGTCTGTTTCCATCATTTTCCCTGCTGTATTACATTCAGCAATCTTGAAAATCCTCTTGGGTACCCTCTAAAGAAGTTTCTCCAAGCCACAGGTGAGAGGGCAGAGGCCTGCATTTAAACATGGTAGGTGACCCAGAGAAAGCAGTAAAAAGCAAGTGACTCTGTATTCCTGGAAACAGAAGTGAGTGAATTCTGTTTGCAGTattccttcccagctgctgctgcagagctcgCAGGCTTGTTTTGCAGACACTTCTGTGTGATCTGTAAGTGCAATTCTCCTGAAAAGCCTCTGTATCTGGAGCCACcgtgtggtgattttcttcatTACCAGTCCTTTTTGACCAACACGGTATTTGCTACTGAATCGATTTTTATCTTTTACTAATTTCTGCCAATCATATAGGCA comes from Zonotrichia leucophrys gambelii isolate GWCS_2022_RI chromosome 2, RI_Zleu_2.0, whole genome shotgun sequence and encodes:
- the C2H7orf25 gene encoding UPF0415 protein C7orf25 homolog isoform X2, whose translation is MSVQSLLCERIAVAKDLIKRAEALSKSQKRRIEGGAKLCSKLKAELNFLHKVEAGKVAIKESHLQSTNLTHLQAIIQSAENLEDVVSVLHVFAYEDRFGDKQTLVVDVVANGGHTWVKAIGRKAEALHNIWLGRGQYGDKSVIEQAEDFLQASRQQPVEYSNPHIIFAFYNSVSSPMAERLKEMGISVRGDVVAVNSLVEPSAENEHLDTSESDEEGSELLQVTRVDRENLVASIAFPTQIKVNVCNRVNLDITTLITYVSALSYGGCYFVFKEKVLTEQAAQERRERVLPQLKEFMEGKELFACESAVRDFQSILETLGGPGEKERAALLVKRINVVPDQPSERALGLVASSKINSRSLAIFGTGDTLKAITMTANSGFVRAAANQGVRFSVFVHQPRALTESKESLATPLPKCCPSDNGV
- the C2H7orf25 gene encoding UPF0415 protein C7orf25 homolog isoform X3, with product MNNVCNMSVQSLLCERIAVAKDLIKRAEALSKSQKRRIEGGAKLCSKLKAELNFLHKVEAGKVAIKESHLQSTNLTHLQAIIQSAENLEDVVSVLHVFAYEDRFGDKQTLVVDVVANGGHTWVKAIGRKAEALHNIWLGRGQYGDKSVIEQAEDFLQASRQQPVEYSNPHIIFAFYNSVSSPMAERLKEMGISVRGDVVAVNSLVEPSAENEHLDTSESDEEGSELLQVTRVDRENLVASIAFPTQIKVNVCNRVNLDITTLITYVSALSYGGCYFVFKEKVLTEQAAQERRERVLPQLKEFMEGKELFACESAVRDFQSILETLGGPGEKERAALLVKRINVVPDQPSERALGLVASSKINSRSLAIFGTGDTLKAITMTANSGFVRAAANQGVRFSVFVHQPRALTESKESLATPLPKCCPSDNGV
- the C2H7orf25 gene encoding UPF0415 protein C7orf25 homolog isoform X1 → MRVRNNVCNMSVQSLLCERIAVAKDLIKRAEALSKSQKRRIEGGAKLCSKLKAELNFLHKVEAGKVAIKESHLQSTNLTHLQAIIQSAENLEDVVSVLHVFAYEDRFGDKQTLVVDVVANGGHTWVKAIGRKAEALHNIWLGRGQYGDKSVIEQAEDFLQASRQQPVEYSNPHIIFAFYNSVSSPMAERLKEMGISVRGDVVAVNSLVEPSAENEHLDTSESDEEGSELLQVTRVDRENLVASIAFPTQIKVNVCNRVNLDITTLITYVSALSYGGCYFVFKEKVLTEQAAQERRERVLPQLKEFMEGKELFACESAVRDFQSILETLGGPGEKERAALLVKRINVVPDQPSERALGLVASSKINSRSLAIFGTGDTLKAITMTANSGFVRAAANQGVRFSVFVHQPRALTESKESLATPLPKCCPSDNGV